From one Rhipicephalus microplus isolate Deutch F79 unplaced genomic scaffold, USDA_Rmic scaffold_23, whole genome shotgun sequence genomic stretch:
- the LOC142786414 gene encoding uncharacterized protein LOC142786414, whose amino-acid sequence MDTTLNSDTTPNSKVPDHVVTTLRLLEFWQADSELWFLSVEPLFRRHRVASQRVRYDYAIGALPPAMIAIVRDILYSPPPDNRYDTLKDELIRRTTESEQRRLQQLLTSEELGDRMPTELLRRMRHLIGDHCAALDAFILHELLLQRLPQQVRMILSISSTETLDSLARMADKIMGIGAPSLCVIERPRQSTLYAPVRDDRLDCLLQANEELKCKVDQLATELSALKTDHRRNVSQQQRHSRERSPSLPLSVCWYHHQYGARARQCQQPCQFAGNARATH is encoded by the coding sequence ATGGACACCACACTCAACAGCGACACCACGCCGAATTCCAAGGTACCAGACCATGTCGTCACTACCCTCAGGCTCCTGGAGTTTTGGCAGGCGGACTCTGAACTCTGGTTTCTCAGCGTCGAGCCACTCTTCCGACGACACCGGGTAGCGTCACAAAGAGTGAGGTACGACTATGCCATCGGCGCTTTACCACCTGCTATGATCGCCATCGTAAGAGACATTCTGTATTCTCCACCCCCTGACAACCGCTACGACACCCTTAAAGACGAGCTCATACGCCGAACAACTGAGTCGGAACAGCGTAGGCTGCAGCAGCTACTCACTTCGGAAGAACTCGGTGACCGAATGCCTACGGAGCTTCTGCGTCGCATGCGACACCTGATCGGCGACCACTGCGCTGCATTGGACGCATTCATCCTACACGAACTCTTGTTACAGCGACTGCCACAGCAGGTGCGGATGATTTTGAGCATATCGTCTACAGAAACGCTCGACTCACTAGCACGGATGGCTGACAAGATTATGGGTATCGGTGCCCCGTCCCTATGTGTGATCGAGAGACCACGTCAATCTACCCTGTATGCACCGGTTCGCGACGACCGCTTGGACTGCCTTCTTCAAGCTAACGAGGAGCTCAAATGCAAGGTGGATCAGTTGGCTACTGAACTGAGTGCGCTCAAGACAGACCACCGCCGCAACGTGTCACAACAACAGCGCCATAGCCGCGAAAGATCGCCAAGTCTACCTCTCAGCGTCTGCTGGTACCACCACCAATACGGAGCTCGAGCTCGTCAGTGCCAACAGCCATGCCAGTTTGCGGGAAACGCACGGGCCACACACTGA